The Paenibacillus macerans genome includes a window with the following:
- a CDS encoding YfhD family protein, whose amino-acid sequence MSQSEQDRRTKRTTAKSRFTIGHNEDVEFSEELADQEDWEALERSERADARQQGQYRL is encoded by the coding sequence ATGAGCCAAAGCGAGCAGGATCGCCGGACGAAACGGACGACGGCCAAATCGCGGTTTACGATCGGGCATAACGAAGACGTGGAGTTTTCCGAAGAGCTGGCCGATCAGGAGGATTGGGAGGCGCTGGAACGCAGTGAACGGGCCGATGCGCGCCAGCAAGGTCAATACCGGCTGTAG
- the prmA gene encoding 50S ribosomal protein L11 methyltransferase, giving the protein MIWKEITIHTTEEAVEMISNFLHEAGAGGVTIEEHADNDKPRDTSLGQWFEIPPNDIPEGEAKISGYFPEGLDIEAIISEVKERIEELRGYDIDPGLAEISVRDVSEDDWANNWKQYFKPLKVSDRLTIKPTWEEYAPQSPEEKIIELDPGMAFGTGTHPTTSLCLRTLEGVIREGDEVIDVGTGSGILAIGACRLGAARVLALDLDPVAVSSASENTKLNGLEDKIQVVESDLLSVLKDGGSGKLQVSLPVRVVVANILAEIILLFIDDVFQALQPGGYYIASGIYKNKEQAVEEALLAAGFEIEQTAREEDWVAFVARKR; this is encoded by the coding sequence ATGATTTGGAAGGAAATAACTATACATACAACGGAAGAAGCCGTGGAAATGATTTCGAATTTCCTGCATGAAGCCGGCGCCGGCGGCGTAACCATCGAAGAGCACGCCGACAACGATAAGCCGCGCGATACCTCGCTGGGCCAGTGGTTTGAAATTCCGCCCAACGACATTCCCGAAGGCGAAGCCAAAATCAGCGGGTATTTTCCAGAGGGATTGGATATCGAGGCGATCATCTCCGAGGTGAAGGAACGGATCGAAGAGCTAAGGGGATATGATATCGACCCGGGCTTGGCCGAAATTTCGGTCAGGGATGTGAGCGAAGACGACTGGGCCAACAACTGGAAGCAGTATTTCAAGCCGCTTAAGGTATCCGATAGACTAACGATCAAGCCGACCTGGGAGGAGTACGCGCCCCAGTCGCCGGAGGAGAAGATCATCGAGCTTGACCCCGGCATGGCTTTTGGCACGGGAACGCATCCGACGACCTCTTTATGTTTGCGCACATTGGAGGGAGTCATCCGCGAAGGGGACGAAGTGATCGATGTCGGAACCGGTTCTGGCATTTTGGCGATCGGCGCTTGCCGGCTGGGCGCTGCTAGGGTGCTGGCGCTCGATCTCGATCCGGTGGCCGTGTCCAGCGCAAGCGAAAATACGAAACTGAACGGGCTGGAGGACAAGATCCAGGTCGTGGAAAGCGATTTGCTGTCGGTGCTGAAAGACGGCGGAAGCGGCAAACTGCAAGTGTCGCTGCCGGTCCGGGTCGTCGTGGCCAATATTTTGGCGGAAATCATTTTGCTTTTTATCGACGATGTGTTCCAGGCCCTGCAGCCGGGAGGCTATTATATCGCTTCGGGAATCTATAAAAATAAAGAACAAGCCGTAGAGGAAGCGCTGCTTGCCGCGGGGTTTGAGATCGAGCAAACGGCCCGGGAAGAGGATTGGGTTGCTTTCGTGGCGAGAAAGAGGTAG
- a CDS encoding site-2 protease family protein translates to MDFLNQILRVPLDQLPFYLITLVIAFTIHEFSHAYFANKFGDPTAKLLGRVTLNPAVHFDLFGIILLLIAGFGWARPVPVNRDNFSRPRLMGVVVSAAGPLSNLLLGVVGTVVYVMLGHFGVLESIANERLLQAVLIFFYLFNVTNFFLFLFNLIPLPPLDGYRILEDIVPRRVLGKLQQFEQWSIFIFLIILFIPALRQHTIDPLYQAAYSMYLQLAHFFLLLFGT, encoded by the coding sequence ATGGATTTTTTGAACCAAATATTGCGCGTCCCTTTGGACCAACTTCCTTTTTATTTGATCACGCTGGTGATTGCCTTTACGATACATGAGTTTTCGCATGCTTATTTCGCCAATAAATTCGGTGATCCGACGGCTAAGCTGCTTGGCCGAGTAACGCTGAATCCGGCGGTGCATTTCGATTTATTCGGGATCATCCTGCTGTTGATCGCCGGTTTTGGCTGGGCCAGACCGGTTCCGGTCAACCGGGACAATTTCAGTAGGCCCCGCTTGATGGGCGTGGTCGTTTCGGCGGCCGGACCGCTCAGCAATTTGCTGCTCGGCGTGGTGGGGACCGTGGTGTATGTGATGCTGGGGCATTTTGGCGTTCTGGAATCGATTGCGAACGAGCGGCTTTTGCAAGCGGTTTTGATTTTTTTCTATCTGTTCAACGTTACGAACTTTTTCTTATTTTTGTTCAACTTGATTCCGCTGCCGCCGCTGGACGGGTACCGGATTCTGGAAGATATCGTGCCGCGCCGCGTGCTTGGCAAATTGCAGCAGTTTGAGCAATGGTCGATCTTTATCTTTTTGATCATTCTGTTTATTCCCGCTTTGCGGCAGCACACGATCGACCCCCTTTATCAGGCGGCTTATTCGATGTATCTTCAGTTAGCCCATTTTTTCCTGCTGTTGTTTGGGACTTGA
- a CDS encoding 16S rRNA (uracil(1498)-N(3))-methyltransferase, whose translation MQRYFVEPSQFGEREVAIAGEDARHIGRVMRSKPGDKLIVSDGVSREVLAEITTIEPQQVTAAIIETLTASGEPWLQVTVAQSLPKGDKMETVIQKCTEIGASAFLPFLSERTVVQYDQKKEEKRLGRWRKIAKEAAEQAHRSKIPAVEMPVKWDGLLSVLSAYDLVCLCYEREHGQQLRDVLKPFVLGLTPGQTCKIAVVVGPEGGFAEEEVREAEAMGAAAVGLGRRILRTETAAMAALTCIMYESGEMGGS comes from the coding sequence ATGCAGCGTTATTTTGTGGAGCCGTCGCAGTTTGGCGAACGGGAAGTGGCGATTGCCGGGGAGGATGCCCGCCATATCGGCAGGGTGATGCGTTCCAAACCGGGCGACAAGCTGATCGTAAGCGATGGCGTATCCCGTGAAGTCCTCGCGGAAATAACGACGATTGAGCCGCAGCAGGTGACTGCGGCAATTATAGAGACGCTGACGGCATCCGGAGAGCCGTGGCTGCAAGTGACGGTGGCCCAGAGCCTGCCGAAAGGCGACAAAATGGAAACCGTGATCCAGAAGTGCACGGAGATCGGGGCTTCCGCTTTTCTTCCTTTTTTGTCCGAGCGCACGGTCGTGCAGTACGATCAGAAGAAGGAAGAGAAGCGCCTTGGCCGCTGGCGGAAAATTGCCAAGGAAGCGGCCGAGCAGGCGCACCGCAGCAAAATTCCGGCGGTGGAGATGCCGGTGAAATGGGATGGGCTGTTGTCCGTTTTGTCTGCCTACGATCTGGTGTGCTTATGTTATGAAAGGGAGCACGGCCAGCAGCTGCGCGATGTATTGAAGCCTTTTGTCCTGGGCCTGACGCCCGGACAGACTTGCAAGATCGCCGTTGTGGTTGGACCCGAAGGCGGTTTTGCCGAAGAAGAAGTGCGGGAGGCCGAAGCCATGGGTGCGGCGGCCGTTGGATTGGGCCGCCGCATTTTGCGGACCGAGACGGCCGCTATGGCCGCCCTGACCTGCATCATGTATGAATCCGGAGAAATGGGGGGAAGTTGA
- the mtaB gene encoding tRNA (N(6)-L-threonylcarbamoyladenosine(37)-C(2))-methylthiotransferase MtaB has protein sequence MPSVAFYTLGCKVNFYDTEAIWQLFKNEGYEQVDFEQQAADVYLINTCTVTNTGDKKSRQIIRRAVRRNPDAIVAVTGCYAQTSPAEILDIPGVDLVIGTQDRDKIIPYVKQIQEQRKPINAVRNIMKTREFEELDVPNFADHTRAFLKIQEGCNNFCTFCIIPWSRGLSRSRDPQSVLQQARQLVAAGYKEIVLTGIHTGGYGDDLENYRLSDLLWDLDKVEGLGRIRISSIEASQIDERMLEVLKGSSKMCRHFHIPLQAGSNEVLKRMRRKYTIEEYEHKIRMIREFMPEVAITTDVIVGFPGETDELFREGFEAIKRIGFSEIHVFPYSKRTGTPAARMEDQVDEEIKHARVHELIDLSEQMQLAYAEKFVGQVLDVIPERDEKGTAGDGFATGFSDNYLQIRFPGAPDLTGKMCRVKLTKADVNTNEGQLVRVLDESAQALA, from the coding sequence ATGCCATCTGTCGCATTTTACACTTTGGGCTGTAAAGTCAACTTTTACGATACGGAGGCCATTTGGCAGCTGTTTAAAAACGAGGGCTACGAACAGGTCGATTTCGAACAACAGGCCGCCGACGTTTATTTGATTAATACGTGTACCGTGACGAACACGGGGGATAAAAAGAGCCGGCAGATCATCCGGCGCGCCGTGCGCCGCAATCCGGACGCCATCGTGGCCGTGACGGGCTGTTACGCCCAAACGTCCCCGGCGGAAATTTTGGACATTCCCGGCGTCGATCTCGTCATCGGCACGCAGGACCGGGACAAAATCATTCCTTACGTGAAGCAAATCCAGGAGCAGCGCAAGCCGATCAACGCCGTGCGCAACATTATGAAAACCCGCGAATTCGAAGAGCTGGACGTTCCGAATTTTGCCGACCATACCCGCGCTTTCCTGAAGATCCAGGAGGGCTGCAACAATTTCTGCACCTTCTGCATCATCCCTTGGTCGCGCGGTCTGTCGCGCAGCCGCGATCCGCAAAGCGTGCTTCAGCAGGCGCGCCAGTTGGTCGCCGCGGGCTACAAAGAAATCGTGCTGACCGGCATCCATACGGGCGGATATGGCGACGATCTCGAAAACTACCGCCTGTCGGACCTGCTGTGGGATTTGGATAAAGTGGAAGGTCTGGGGCGGATTCGCATCAGCTCGATCGAAGCGAGCCAAATCGACGAACGCATGCTGGAAGTTTTGAAAGGATCCTCCAAAATGTGCCGTCATTTCCATATTCCGCTGCAAGCCGGCAGCAACGAAGTGCTTAAACGCATGAGAAGAAAGTATACAATTGAGGAATACGAGCATAAAATCAGAATGATCCGTGAATTTATGCCTGAGGTTGCTATCACGACGGACGTCATCGTTGGCTTCCCAGGCGAAACCGATGAGTTGTTCCGCGAAGGTTTTGAAGCGATCAAACGGATCGGCTTTTCGGAAATCCACGTGTTCCCGTATTCCAAACGGACCGGGACGCCGGCCGCGCGGATGGAGGACCAGGTGGATGAAGAGATCAAACATGCCCGCGTGCATGAGTTGATCGATTTGTCGGAACAGATGCAGCTTGCCTATGCCGAGAAATTCGTCGGCCAGGTGCTGGACGTCATTCCGGAAAGAGACGAGAAAGGAACGGCCGGAGACGGTTTCGCGACCGGCTTCAGCGACAACTATTTGCAGATCCGTTTCCCGGGCGCCCCGGACTTGACCGGCAAAATGTGCCGCGTCAAGCTCACCAAGGCCGACGTCAATACAAACGAAGGCCAGTTGGTTCGCGTCCTGGACGAATCCGCGCAAGCCTTGGCTTAA
- a CDS encoding NUDIX hydrolase — MAFKEISAGGVVYRKDGGRMQIQLITDRYGKISFAKGKREPGETVEQTALREILEETGIVGRIIKLIDIIAYTYMHPKYGNVDKEVHYYLVECEGGKLRPQLEEIRSVAWHDPHEAWKLQQKSGYDNNDFILEKALRMLGLRP; from the coding sequence ATGGCATTCAAAGAAATCTCTGCAGGAGGGGTTGTCTATCGCAAGGATGGCGGCCGGATGCAAATTCAGTTAATTACCGATCGGTACGGCAAAATATCGTTCGCCAAAGGAAAAAGAGAGCCCGGCGAGACCGTCGAGCAAACGGCGCTTCGCGAAATTTTGGAGGAGACGGGCATCGTCGGCCGGATTATAAAGCTGATTGATATCATTGCTTATACTTATATGCATCCCAAGTATGGTAATGTGGATAAGGAAGTCCACTATTATCTGGTGGAATGCGAAGGCGGCAAGCTGCGCCCGCAGTTGGAGGAAATCCGCAGCGTGGCCTGGCACGATCCGCATGAAGCGTGGAAGCTTCAGCAGAAATCGGGATACGATAATAACGATTTTATTTTGGAAAAAGCGCTTAGAATGCTTGGTTTGCGGCCTTAG
- a CDS encoding Na/Pi cotransporter family protein, protein MFQEIIFPVTFGLALFLFGMKVMEAALHAWAGPKLMRFLHTTTRTPWTGMLSSTFITAILQSSTAITVMTIGLVNAGLLSYARTLGIILGGNIGTCITTELIALNIAKLGVPMLLVSLLVWAGTVLGDEMLPAYVKRKFPLLLPLQFGALTAAGFSLVMIAIRMMQSIGPALEARGAIDWLLAHATGSLLWGAVAGAVLTAIIHSSAAVVAMTMGLVGSGALPVEFGIAMVIGSNVGTCVTALIAAIGGTRPGQFVAWSHVILNVLGAALFLPLTPWLEAAVNWLSSDLSAQIAHTQTIFNVVSSLLALPFCYLPVWSRLDHSGSDAAPALPPAKPV, encoded by the coding sequence ATGTTTCAAGAGATTATTTTTCCGGTCACATTTGGACTGGCCCTGTTCCTGTTCGGCATGAAAGTCATGGAAGCGGCTCTGCACGCCTGGGCCGGCCCAAAGCTGATGCGGTTTCTGCACACGACGACGCGTACGCCCTGGACGGGAATGCTGTCCAGCACATTTATCACCGCCATTTTGCAGAGCAGTACGGCGATTACCGTCATGACGATCGGTCTCGTGAATGCCGGTCTGCTCTCTTATGCCCGGACGCTTGGCATTATCCTTGGCGGCAATATCGGGACCTGCATCACCACGGAGTTGATCGCTTTAAATATCGCCAAGCTTGGCGTACCGATGCTGCTCGTTTCTTTGCTGGTGTGGGCCGGGACCGTCCTCGGGGATGAAATGCTGCCCGCCTATGTAAAACGGAAGTTCCCTTTGCTTCTTCCCTTGCAGTTCGGCGCCTTGACCGCAGCCGGGTTCAGCTTGGTGATGATCGCGATCCGCATGATGCAGTCGATCGGCCCGGCGCTGGAAGCGCGCGGCGCCATCGACTGGCTGCTGGCGCACGCCACCGGCAGCCTCCTATGGGGAGCTGTCGCCGGGGCGGTGCTGACGGCGATCATTCACAGCAGCGCGGCGGTCGTCGCCATGACGATGGGGCTGGTCGGAAGCGGCGCTCTTCCGGTTGAGTTCGGGATCGCCATGGTCATCGGCTCCAATGTCGGGACCTGTGTCACCGCGCTGATCGCCGCCATCGGGGGAACGCGTCCCGGGCAATTCGTCGCCTGGTCGCATGTTATACTCAATGTGCTGGGCGCCGCGCTGTTTCTTCCGCTGACACCGTGGCTTGAAGCTGCCGTAAACTGGCTGTCCTCGGATCTTTCCGCGCAAATCGCGCATACGCAAACGATTTTTAACGTGGTTAGCTCCTTGCTTGCGCTGCCGTTTTGCTATTTGCCGGTTTGGTCCCGGCTGGATCATTCCGGTTCGGACGCCGCACCGGCCCTGCCGCCCGCAAAGCCGGTTTAA
- a CDS encoding class I SAM-dependent rRNA methyltransferase, whose protein sequence is MAKVILERSRKKRLEKGHPWIYRNEIASVEGDPAPGSLVDIVDHRLRYLATGYYNPASQITVRAVSYQPLAEMDKDFFVKRITDCLRHRERFVNEQSYRLVYGEADFLPGLIVDKFGDVLVVQLLTLGVDRCRENIVAALAEVLRPVGIYERSDVAVREMEGLMQVKGPVYGNPPRRVIVTENGLKIEVDIEQGQKTGYFFDQRENRASIKPLMTGWGGRSGIALQELPAEDGGVRLAPVNRNGKEVTFPYWDGASVLECFSHTGSFTLHACKYGAKKVTCLDISEHAIASAKRNVELNGFEDRVEFVVADAFDYLRSQVKGVEERARRAAPGGMVDTSVPLPAGGGRTWDVVILDPPAFAKTKSAVKGACRGYKDINLHGMKLVNEGGYLVTASCSYHMRPDLFLETILEAAEDAGKVLRLIEWRAAGKDHPQILGVDEGHYLKFAIFEVRSKTF, encoded by the coding sequence GTGGCCAAAGTCATTTTAGAGCGAAGCCGCAAAAAACGGCTGGAAAAAGGGCATCCGTGGATTTACCGCAATGAAATTGCATCCGTCGAGGGCGATCCGGCTCCGGGAAGCCTGGTGGACATCGTCGATCATCGGCTCAGATATTTGGCGACAGGATATTACAATCCGGCTTCGCAAATTACGGTCCGGGCGGTTTCATATCAGCCGCTGGCCGAAATGGACAAGGACTTCTTCGTCAAACGGATTACGGACTGCCTGCGTCATCGCGAGCGGTTCGTGAACGAACAATCGTACCGGCTTGTCTACGGCGAAGCCGATTTTTTGCCGGGCCTGATCGTGGACAAGTTCGGCGATGTCCTTGTCGTTCAGCTGCTGACCTTGGGGGTGGACCGCTGCCGGGAAAATATCGTAGCGGCGCTGGCGGAAGTGCTCCGGCCGGTCGGCATATATGAGCGGAGCGACGTGGCCGTACGCGAGATGGAGGGCCTCATGCAGGTAAAGGGGCCGGTTTACGGCAATCCGCCGCGCCGTGTGATCGTAACGGAAAACGGGCTGAAGATCGAGGTCGATATCGAGCAGGGGCAAAAGACGGGATATTTTTTCGACCAGCGCGAAAACCGGGCTTCGATCAAGCCTTTGATGACGGGCTGGGGCGGACGCAGCGGGATTGCGCTGCAGGAGCTCCCGGCGGAGGATGGCGGCGTCCGGCTTGCTCCCGTCAACCGCAACGGTAAAGAGGTGACCTTTCCTTACTGGGATGGAGCGTCGGTGCTGGAATGCTTTTCGCATACGGGCAGCTTCACGCTGCATGCCTGCAAATACGGCGCCAAAAAAGTGACCTGCCTCGATATTTCCGAGCACGCGATCGCAAGCGCGAAGCGGAACGTGGAGCTCAACGGGTTTGAAGACCGCGTGGAATTTGTCGTCGCCGACGCGTTTGACTATCTCCGCAGCCAAGTAAAGGGAGTGGAGGAGCGCGCCCGCAGGGCTGCGCCGGGCGGCATGGTGGATACCTCCGTGCCGCTTCCTGCCGGAGGCGGCCGGACCTGGGACGTGGTCATTCTCGATCCGCCGGCGTTCGCCAAAACAAAAAGCGCGGTTAAAGGCGCATGCCGCGGCTACAAGGACATCAATCTGCACGGGATGAAGCTGGTTAACGAAGGCGGGTATTTGGTGACCGCCAGCTGCTCCTACCATATGCGTCCCGACCTGTTTCTGGAGACGATTCTGGAAGCGGCGGAGGATGCGGGAAAAGTGCTGCGGCTGATCGAATGGCGGGCGGCCGGAAAAGACCATCCGCAAATCCTCGGCGTGGATGAGGGGCACTATTTAAAATTTGCGATCTTTGAGGTGCGCAGCAAAACGTTTTGA
- a CDS encoding transposase yields the protein MEMRPEDKYSQIFEHLDLAPVMQALSKPKRRGRKEELNYPAMVYSLLIAKMEGIEFVSSIIKRLESSEEFRIQCRFTGSDRIPSESTYSRLNLALQQKGLLEQVLDRLVRAAHAEGFLTGAHIAVDSSAVEAWDCQYGESAAKRRAARKQKQKKESSVQQLEMEPVLPVSETEPTKPTKPVYGRGNCSAEEKERRRKEREAYEASLPPFEKKIENMLPFTYDELFEAMPRSASRCTKKNSKGKLTTWYGYKANIVVDTDSQYVLSGVLSSAHLNDQRMAVLLLKGLPLKFPMLKVKYGLGDKGYDSTPIYELIRSLQAYPIIDIIHHTAPPEGMNLDYGPVCKEGHAYRYDSFDPKYETLRYTRPSECKECPFAESGCQKVFKIRIETDVRKHTYPARGSKGFKELYKKRTAVERVFAYLKGYYGLKRTRHRGVRANVDFQLSILAYNLTKFALDKLNKRLPQAA from the coding sequence ATGGAAATGCGCCCCGAAGATAAGTACAGCCAAATCTTCGAGCATTTGGATCTTGCCCCAGTCATGCAGGCACTCAGCAAACCAAAACGTCGCGGGCGTAAGGAAGAATTAAATTATCCAGCCATGGTATATTCGCTGCTCATCGCAAAGATGGAGGGTATAGAATTCGTCTCTTCCATCATAAAACGTCTGGAAAGCAGCGAGGAGTTTCGCATCCAATGCCGGTTCACCGGCTCGGACCGTATACCAAGCGAATCGACCTACTCTCGGCTGAATCTGGCGCTGCAGCAAAAGGGTCTGCTCGAACAGGTGCTGGACCGTTTGGTGAGAGCCGCTCATGCCGAGGGTTTCTTAACGGGAGCTCATATCGCCGTCGATTCCTCGGCGGTTGAAGCGTGGGACTGCCAATATGGAGAATCTGCTGCCAAACGCCGAGCCGCAAGGAAACAGAAGCAAAAGAAGGAATCTTCGGTGCAACAGCTCGAAATGGAGCCCGTTCTCCCCGTGTCTGAGACCGAACCCACGAAGCCGACAAAGCCGGTTTACGGGCGTGGAAATTGCTCGGCCGAAGAAAAGGAGCGCCGCCGTAAAGAACGGGAAGCATACGAGGCGAGCCTGCCCCCTTTCGAAAAGAAAATAGAAAACATGTTGCCCTTCACCTACGACGAGCTGTTTGAAGCGATGCCCAGGTCTGCTTCGCGTTGCACCAAGAAAAATTCGAAAGGCAAGCTCACCACCTGGTATGGCTATAAAGCCAACATCGTAGTGGATACCGATAGTCAGTATGTGCTCAGCGGGGTACTGAGCTCGGCTCATTTGAACGACCAACGCATGGCTGTACTGTTGCTCAAAGGTCTTCCACTTAAGTTTCCCATGCTGAAGGTGAAATATGGGTTGGGGGACAAAGGCTACGACAGCACGCCCATTTACGAGTTGATTCGTTCGCTCCAAGCTTACCCGATCATTGATATCATCCACCATACGGCTCCGCCGGAAGGGATGAATCTTGATTATGGTCCGGTTTGCAAAGAAGGCCACGCCTATCGGTACGACAGCTTTGATCCCAAGTATGAGACACTTCGGTATACCCGTCCAAGCGAGTGCAAGGAATGTCCGTTTGCGGAATCCGGCTGCCAAAAGGTGTTTAAAATTCGGATCGAAACGGACGTGCGTAAGCACACCTATCCGGCAAGAGGCAGCAAAGGGTTTAAAGAACTGTACAAAAAGCGAACGGCTGTCGAGCGTGTCTTTGCCTATCTCAAGGGTTACTATGGATTGAAACGAACACGTCACCGCGGTGTCCGAGCCAACGTCGACTTCCAACTCAGTATACTTGCGTACAACCTAACCAAGTTTGCACTCGATAAGTTGAATAAACGCCTGCCTCAAGCAGCATAA